From a single Myotis daubentonii chromosome 5, mMyoDau2.1, whole genome shotgun sequence genomic region:
- the S1PR5 gene encoding sphingosine 1-phosphate receptor 5 yields the protein MESGLLRPAPVSEVIVLHYNYTGKLRGARYQPGAGLRADAVVCLAVCALIVLENLAVLFVLGRHPRFHAPMFLLLGSLTLSDLLAGAAYAANILLSGPLTLRLSPTLWFAREGGVFVALAASVLSLLAIALERSLTMARRGPAPAARRGRMLALAAAAWGLSLILGLLPVMGWNCLGRLDACSTVLPLYAKAYVLFCVLAFLGILAAICALYARIYCQVRANTRRLRAAGGSSSRARRTPRSLALLRTLSIVLLAFVACWGPLFMLLLLDVACPARACPVLLQADPFLGLAMANSLLNPIIYTLTNRDLRHGLLRLLCCGRRPRGRGSGASQRSGSAAGASDGLHHWLSPSLDGSSIRSELSLPQRDGLDITLSTGAPTAPGTGVPAPAAE from the coding sequence ATGGAGTCGGGGCTGCTGCGCCCTGCGCCGGTGAGCGAGGTCATCGTCCTGCACTACAACTACACCGGCAAGCTCCGCGGCGCCCGCTACCAGCCGGGCGCGGGGCTGCGCGCCGACGCCGTCGTTTGCCTGGCCGTGTGCGCGCTCATCGTGCTGGAGAACTTGGCTGTGCTGTTCGTGCTCGGACGCCACCCGCGCTTTCATGCGCCCATGTTCCTGCTTCTGGGCAGCCTCACATTGTCTGACCTCCTGGCGGGCGCTGCGTATGCCGCCAACATCCTGCTGTCCGGGCCGCTCACGCTGCGCCTGTCGCCGACGCTCTGGTTCGCAAGAGAGGGCGGCGTCTTTGTGGCGCTCGCCGCCTCGGTGCTGAGCCTCCTGGCCATCGCGCTGGAGCGCAGCCTCACCATGGCGCGCCGGGGACCCGCGCCCGCAGCCCGAAGGGGGCGCATGCTGGCCCTGGCTGCCGCCGCCTGGGGCCTGTCGCTGATCCTCGGGCTCCTGCCAGTGATGGGCTGGAATTGCCTGGGCCGCCTGGACGCCTGCTCCACCGTCCTGCCGCTCTACGCCAAGGCCTACGTGCTCTTCTGCGTGCTCGCCTTCCTTGGCATCCTGGCTGCCATCTGTGCGCTGTACGCGCGCATCTACTGCCAGGTGCGCGCCAACACGCGGCGCCTTCGAGCTGCTGGGGGCTCCTCCAGCCGGGCACGCCGCACGCCGCGCTCCCTGGCCCTGTTACGCACTCTCAGCATAGTGCTCCTGGCCTTTGTGGCGTGTTGGGGCCCCCTCTTCATGCTGCTCTTGCTCGACGTGGCGTGCCCGGCGCGCGCCTGCCCCGTGCTCCTGCAGGCCGACCCCTTCCTGGGCCTGGCCATGGCCAACTCTCTTCTGAATCCCATCATCTACACGCTCACCAACCGCGACCTGCGCCACGGGCTCCTGCGCCTCCTCTGCTGCGGCCGGCGCCCTCGGGGCCGGGGCTCGGGAGCCTCCCAGCGATCCGGGAGTGCCGCTGGGGCTTCGGACGGCCTGCACCACTGGCTGTCCCCCAGCCTAGATGGCAGCTCCATCCGCTCTGAGCTCTCATTGCCCCAGCGGGACGGGCTGGACATAACCCTCTCCACCGGCgcacccacagccccagggaCAGGGGTACCCGCGCCAGCCGCAGAATGA